A stretch of Malus sylvestris chromosome 11, drMalSylv7.2, whole genome shotgun sequence DNA encodes these proteins:
- the LOC126590804 gene encoding uncharacterized protein LOC126590804: MLHFVDEDDTLPSSGYEPLSPSAALDKEPIVPEIPVALDTTISQALTHQTVDEPPSSPQDQPQDVGTGSGTTFPSVVGGEKSLPRQGVSAFSGETQGLSQVTFFSPKPLLF; the protein is encoded by the exons ATGTTGCATTTTGTGGATGAGGATGATACTTTG CCATCTTCGGGATATGAACCCCTTTCCCCGTCAGCGGCCTTGGATAAAGAACCCATAGTTCCTGAGATCCCTGTAGCTTTAGACACAACCATTTCGCAAGCACTTACTCACCAGACGGTCGATgaacctccttcttctcctcaaGATCAACCTCAG GATGTAGGCACAGGTTCAGGTACTACTTTCCCATCTGTCGTTGGTGGTGAAAAATCTTTACCTCGACAAGGAGTTAGTGCATTCTCTGGTGAAACCCAGGGGTTAAGTCAGGTAACTTTCTTCTCTCCAAAACCTCTTTTGTTTTGA